In Camelus bactrianus isolate YW-2024 breed Bactrian camel chromosome 10, ASM4877302v1, whole genome shotgun sequence, a genomic segment contains:
- the BDNF gene encoding LOW QUALITY PROTEIN: neurotrophic factor BDNF precursor form (The sequence of the model RefSeq protein was modified relative to this genomic sequence to represent the inferred CDS: inserted 1 base in 1 codon), with translation MCGTTSFLHVCRRLILVNAQNTALLQKGWRVHTRFGLCPHAPVWCGCASQKKGCDVCVCASVEFNKLIXENGLIKFHQVRRVMTILFLTMVISYFGCMKAAPMKEANVRGQGSLAYPGVRTHGTLESVNGPKAGSRGLTSLADTFEHVIEELLDEDQKVRPNEESSKDADLYTSRVMLSSQVPLEPPLLFLLEEYKNYLDAANMSMRVRRHSDPARRGELSVCDSISEWVTAADKKTAVDMSGGTVTVLEKVPVSKGQLKQYFYETKCNPMGYTKEGCRGIDKRHWNSQCRTTQSYVRALTMDSKKRIGWRFIRIDTSCVCTLTIKRGR, from the exons ATGTGTGGAACCACCAGTTTTCTCCATGTGTGCAGGAGGTTAATCCTCGTTAACGCGCAGAACACGGCGTTGCTGCAGAAAGGGTGGCGTGTCCACACACGTTTTGGCCTCTGCCCACACGCTCCTGTTTGGTGTGGCTGTGCATCGCAGAAGAAGGGCTGTGATGTGTGCGTTTGTGCTTCAGTGGAGTTTAACAAACTGA CAGAAAATGGTCTCATAAAG TTCCACCAGGTGAGAAGAGTGATGACCATCCTTTTCCTTACTATGGTTATTTCATACTTCGGTTGCATGAAGGCTGCCCCCATGAAAGAAGCAAACGTCCGAGGACAAGGCAGCTTGGCCTACCCAGGTGTGCGGACCCACGGGACTCTGGAGAGCGTGAATGGGCCCAAGGCAGGTTCAAGAGGCCTGACGTCGCTGGCCGACACTTTCGAGCACGTGATCGAAGAGCTGTTGGACGAGGACCAGAAAGTTCGGCCGAACGAGGAAAGCAGCAAGGACGCGGACCTGTACACGTCCCGGGTTATGCTCAGCAGTCAAGTGCCTTTGGAGccccctcttctctttctgctgGAGGAATACAAAAATTACCTGGATGCTGCAAACATGTCCATGAGGGTCCGGCGCCACTCGGACCCCGCCCGCCGCGGGGAGCTGAGCGTGTGCGACAGCATCAGCGAGTGGGTGACGGCGGCGGATAAGAAGACTGCCGTGGACATGTCGGGCGGGACGGTCACGGTCCTTGAAAAAGTCCCCGTCTCCAAAGGCCAGCTGAAGCAGTACTTCTACGAGACCAAGTGCAATCCCATGGGTTACACAAAGGAGGGCTGCCGGGGCATAGACAAGAGGCACTGGAACTCCCAGTGCCGAACTACCCAGTCGTACGTGCGGGCCCTCACCATGGATAGCAAAAAGAGAATTGGCTGGCGGTTCATAAGGATAGACACTTCCTGTGTGTGTACACTGACCATTAAGAGGGGAAGATAG